From the bacterium genome, one window contains:
- a CDS encoding aconitase family protein, whose product MTISQKILAKHCGREEVFPSEYVECSVDLILANDITGPLAIEEFEKVGAENVFEPSKIVLVPDHFTPCKDIKSAELVKKIRDFSKKYGVKFYEIGSVGIEHALLPEEGLTLPGQLIIGADSHTCTYGAVGAFSTGVGSTDVAYAIITGKLWFKVPETIKFYYYGKLNDYVGGKDLIIYTIGLIGVDGANYKSMEFTGPVIENLPIDDRFTMCNMA is encoded by the coding sequence ATGACAATATCCCAGAAAATTCTTGCAAAACATTGTGGAAGAGAAGAAGTTTTTCCTTCTGAATATGTGGAATGCAGTGTTGATTTAATTCTTGCCAATGACATAACAGGACCTCTTGCTATTGAAGAATTTGAAAAAGTTGGTGCTGAAAATGTTTTTGAACCTTCAAAGATAGTTCTTGTACCAGACCATTTTACACCATGTAAGGATATTAAAAGTGCTGAACTTGTAAAAAAAATAAGAGACTTTTCAAAAAAATATGGCGTTAAATTTTACGAAATTGGGAGTGTTGGGATTGAACACGCACTTTTACCGGAAGAAGGACTGACTTTACCAGGACAGTTAATTATTGGTGCGGATAGCCATACCTGTACATATGGAGCAGTTGGAGCATTTTCTACAGGAGTTGGAAGTACTGATGTTGCTTATGCAATAATAACAGGAAAATTGTGGTTTAAAGTACCAGAAACTATAAAATTTTATTATTATGGGAAACTGAATGATTATGTTGGTGGAAAAGATTTAATTATTTACACAATCGGTTTAATTGGTGTTGATGGAGCAAATTATAAAAGTATGGAATTTACAGGTCCTGTTATTGAAAATTTACCAATTGATGATAGATTTACAATGTGTAATATGGCTAT
- a CDS encoding 2-isopropylmalate synthase, translating to MEKVLIFDTTLRDGEQSPGASLTSDEKLKIALQLEKLGVDIIEGGFPISSPDDAKAVRIIGENVKKSIVCALARCRDEDIDIALKSLEKARKPRLHLFLATSEIHRKYKLKKAKEEIIRIAKEKVKYAKKFIDDIEFSPEDASRTEPDFLLDVCKAVIEEGAKTLNIPDTVGYAIPEEFGKLIKFLKENLPEDIIISVHCHNDLGLAVSNSLSAILNGARQVECTINGIGERAGNASLEEIVMNLVVRKNYYKVETNIKTQEIYKTSRLVSTLTGIPVQPNKAIVGKNAFRHEAGIHQDGILKHRLTYEIMDPKMIGIPESELVLGKHSGRHALRERLKTLGFEFSDEKFEVIFEKFKKLAEKKKDIHDIDLIAIAEEEFVSIKSIYSLEYFHIISGSSTIPSATVRLKKEGKIIEDASRGDGPVDALYKAIDRITKLSPILKEYKINAITGGKDAQGEVNVTLEINGITVYGKGVSTDIIEASGKAYLNAINFYLVRKETGKKIIKGA from the coding sequence ATGGAAAAGGTATTGATTTTTGACACAACTTTAAGGGATGGTGAGCAATCACCGGGAGCAAGTTTAACAAGCGATGAAAAACTTAAAATTGCTTTACAACTTGAAAAACTCGGTGTTGATATTATTGAAGGAGGATTCCCTATTTCAAGTCCTGATGATGCAAAAGCAGTAAGAATTATTGGAGAAAATGTTAAAAAGTCTATTGTATGTGCTCTTGCAAGGTGTAGAGATGAAGATATTGATATTGCTTTAAAATCACTTGAAAAGGCAAGAAAACCAAGATTACATCTTTTTCTTGCAACGAGTGAAATACACAGAAAATATAAATTAAAAAAAGCAAAAGAGGAGATAATAAGAATAGCAAAAGAAAAGGTAAAATATGCAAAAAAATTTATTGATGATATTGAATTTTCTCCAGAAGATGCTTCAAGAACAGAACCAGATTTCCTTCTTGATGTCTGTAAAGCAGTTATAGAAGAAGGTGCAAAAACATTAAATATTCCAGACACAGTTGGTTATGCAATACCTGAAGAATTCGGGAAACTTATAAAATTTTTAAAAGAAAATTTACCCGAAGATATTATTATAAGTGTTCACTGTCATAATGATTTAGGACTTGCTGTAAGTAATTCTCTGTCAGCAATTTTAAATGGAGCAAGACAGGTTGAATGTACAATAAATGGAATTGGTGAAAGAGCAGGAAATGCATCTTTAGAAGAAATTGTTATGAATCTTGTTGTCAGAAAAAATTATTATAAAGTTGAAACAAATATAAAGACACAGGAAATTTACAAAACAAGTCGTCTCGTCTCAACTTTAACTGGTATTCCAGTTCAACCAAACAAGGCAATTGTTGGTAAAAATGCTTTCAGACATGAGGCAGGAATCCATCAGGATGGAATATTGAAACACAGATTGACCTACGAAATAATGGACCCGAAGATGATAGGGATACCTGAAAGCGAACTTGTTCTTGGAAAACATTCTGGAAGACATGCTTTAAGAGAAAGGTTGAAAACATTGGGATTTGAATTTAGTGATGAAAAATTTGAAGTAATATTTGAGAAATTTAAAAAACTTGCTGAAAAGAAAAAAGATATTCATGATATAGATTTAATTGCTATAGCAGAAGAAGAGTTTGTTTCTATTAAATCCATTTATTCACTTGAATACTTCCATATAATTTCAGGTTCATCCACAATTCCTTCGGCAACTGTGAGATTAAAAAAAGAAGGGAAAATAATAGAAGATGCTTCAAGAGGAGATGGACCAGTTGATGCACTTTATAAAGCAATAGACAGAATTACAAAACTCTCACCTATCTTAAAAGAATATAAAATTAATGCGATAACAGGGGGTAAGGATGCTCAAGGAGAAGTAAATGTGACACTTGAAATTAATGGAATTACTGTTTATGGAAAAGGTGTAAGTACAGATATAATTGAAGCAAGTGGAAAAGCATATTTAAATGCAATAAATTTTTATCTTGTAAGAAAAGAGACAGGAAAAAAGATAATCAAAGGAGCATAA